In Hymenobacter gelipurpurascens, one DNA window encodes the following:
- a CDS encoding (R)-mandelonitrile lyase → MKRITLTAALALGIGLTSFAQTTSITPAAGPLSGPFPKGERGPAAWFTGVVYVHTLVKNDDTFNCASSNVTFTPGARSHWHKHAAGQILLVTDGLGYYQEKGQPIRRLHKGDVVQAQPGVEHWHGASPKQSMTHISLNVNTEKGLVDWGRAVTDQEYNSFK, encoded by the coding sequence ATGAAACGTATTACCTTAACTGCTGCCCTGGCCCTTGGTATCGGCCTGACCAGCTTCGCCCAAACCACATCCATTACGCCCGCCGCCGGGCCGTTGAGCGGCCCTTTCCCGAAGGGAGAGCGGGGGCCGGCAGCTTGGTTTACTGGCGTGGTATACGTGCACACGCTGGTGAAAAACGATGACACCTTTAACTGCGCGAGCAGCAACGTCACGTTTACGCCGGGCGCCCGCTCGCACTGGCATAAGCACGCCGCCGGTCAGATTCTGCTGGTGACAGATGGCTTGGGCTATTATCAGGAGAAGGGCCAACCCATCCGGCGGCTGCACAAGGGCGACGTGGTGCAGGCTCAGCCGGGCGTGGAGCACTGGCACGGGGCCTCGCCCAAACAGAGTATGACACATATCTCGCTCAACGTGAACACCGAGAAGGGCCTTGTGGACTGGGGCCGGGCCGTAACCGACCAGGAGTACAACAGCTTCAAGTAA
- a CDS encoding carboxylesterase family protein: MVDGYFLPKSPEAIFTAGEQAKVPLLVGWNSQEMGYQALLGNQKPTVAAYTQAVQKRYGARAPEVLKLYAATTDESVEQVATDLASDGFLGFCT; the protein is encoded by the coding sequence GTGGTTGACGGCTACTTTCTCCCTAAATCCCCCGAAGCTATTTTCACCGCCGGTGAGCAGGCGAAAGTTCCCCTGCTGGTGGGCTGGAATTCGCAGGAAATGGGCTACCAGGCCCTGTTGGGTAACCAGAAGCCCACCGTGGCCGCCTATACTCAAGCGGTGCAAAAGCGGTACGGGGCCAGGGCCCCGGAGGTGCTCAAGCTGTACGCGGCCACCACCGACGAATCGGTCGAGCAGGTGGCCACCGACCTGGCTAGCGACGGGTTTCTGGGGTTCTGTACCTGA
- a CDS encoding carboxylesterase family protein: MGRPAPPDRGRQARVPLLLQPPPAHHAAGSRGGTAGLAGGIVKNTNPAAPKAPLARGAVHSAEIEYALGNLVTNKIFALTPDDYKVSETMQAYFANFVKTGTPNPPGLPNWAPINRVVPAPVMHLDVNTRLEPEQHRDRYLLLDQIF, encoded by the coding sequence ATGGGCCGACCTGCACCGCCAGACCGGGGGCGGCAAGCCCGTGTTCCGCTTCTTCTACAGCCGCCCCCGGCCCACCATGCGGCCGGAAGTAGGGGCGGCACGGCCGGGCTGGCTGGGGGCATCGTGAAGAACACCAACCCGGCGGCGCCCAAGGCCCCGCTCGCCCGCGGGGCGGTGCATTCGGCCGAGATTGAATATGCCCTGGGCAATCTGGTCACCAACAAGATTTTCGCCTTGACCCCCGACGATTACAAGGTGTCGGAAACGATGCAGGCCTACTTCGCTAATTTCGTCAAGACCGGTACTCCCAACCCCCCCGGCCTGCCGAACTGGGCGCCCATCAACCGGGTTGTTCCCGCCCCGGTGATGCACCTGGATGTAAACACCCGGCTGGAACCGGAGCAGCACCGGGACCGGTACCTGCTGCTAGACCAAATCTTCTAG
- a CDS encoding helix-turn-helix domain-containing protein, translating into MAETNPQLPASFKDTQERRQLAKALSNPMTETRPFTAPSLYHIGEDVEVLTMHEARCGLGNFNRRDMFKVVLVLEGTNELHYATRSFVVNGPALVFTNRLIPYAWEVHEGFNEQQGFLSCFSESFLHSAMRSVSLKDTVLYKVEGNPVYFLNEEQARYFTDAFTRMRRDLESGYAHKDDLLRNQLSIIIHEAALLEPATPQHAPVNAAERITALFLNLLEVQFPITAQLREPVLKSASDYAERMAVHVNHLNAMVKEVTGKSTTTHINERLVMEAKLLLAHTDWSVGEIAYSLGFGYPTYFNNFFKKHTSTTPLTFRKAHVAATA; encoded by the coding sequence ATGGCTGAAACAAACCCCCAACTTCCTGCGTCTTTTAAAGATACCCAGGAGCGCCGCCAGCTGGCCAAGGCGCTCAGCAATCCGATGACCGAAACGCGCCCCTTTACCGCGCCTTCCCTTTACCACATCGGCGAAGACGTGGAGGTGCTCACCATGCACGAGGCGCGGTGCGGGCTGGGCAACTTCAACCGCCGCGACATGTTCAAGGTGGTGCTGGTGCTGGAGGGAACCAACGAGCTGCACTACGCCACCCGCAGCTTTGTCGTCAACGGACCGGCGCTGGTGTTCACCAACCGGCTGATTCCCTACGCGTGGGAAGTGCACGAGGGCTTTAATGAGCAGCAAGGATTCCTGAGCTGCTTCTCTGAGTCGTTTCTGCACTCGGCCATGCGCAGCGTGAGTTTGAAAGACACGGTGCTCTACAAAGTAGAGGGCAACCCCGTCTATTTCCTTAACGAAGAGCAGGCCCGCTACTTCACCGACGCGTTTACGCGGATGCGGCGCGACCTGGAGTCGGGGTACGCCCACAAGGACGATTTGCTGCGCAACCAGCTTTCCATCATTATTCACGAAGCGGCGCTGCTGGAACCGGCCACCCCCCAGCACGCGCCCGTCAACGCGGCCGAGCGCATCACCGCGCTATTTCTGAATTTGTTGGAGGTGCAGTTTCCCATCACGGCGCAACTGCGCGAGCCGGTACTGAAATCGGCCAGCGACTACGCCGAGCGCATGGCCGTGCACGTCAACCACCTCAATGCCATGGTGAAGGAGGTCACGGGCAAGTCCACCACCACGCACATCAACGAGCGGCTGGTAATGGAAGCCAAGCTACTGCTCGCCCACACCGACTGGAGCGTGGGTGAAATTGCCTACAGCCTGGGCTTTGGCTACCCCACGTACTTCAACAACTTCTTCAAGAAGCACACCAGCACCACGCCGCTCACTTTCCGAAAGGCACATGTAGCTGCTACCGCTTAG
- a CDS encoding DUF4260 domain-containing protein produces the protein MKNLLKTEELAQALLALACFATLPYAWWVLPATFLLPDLSMLGYLAGPRVGAAAYNVAHHKGVAIAVGLAGWWLGLPLLLLAGTVLLFHSAFDRLLGYGLKLNTGFHDTHLGRVGVRQPLA, from the coding sequence ATGAAAAATCTCCTGAAAACTGAAGAACTAGCTCAAGCCCTCTTAGCCTTGGCCTGCTTTGCTACCCTGCCGTATGCGTGGTGGGTGCTGCCCGCTACCTTTCTGCTGCCCGACCTGAGCATGCTCGGCTACCTGGCCGGCCCGCGCGTGGGGGCGGCGGCGTACAATGTTGCCCACCACAAGGGAGTGGCTATAGCGGTAGGCCTAGCGGGTTGGTGGCTAGGCCTGCCCCTGCTGCTGCTGGCGGGCACGGTGCTACTTTTTCATAGCGCCTTCGACCGGCTGCTCGGCTATGGCCTGAAGCTCAATACGGGTTTTCATGACACTCATCTGGGCCGCGTGGGCGTGCGGCAGCCGCTGGCCTAG
- a CDS encoding Crp/Fnr family transcriptional regulator: protein MHPLRAYLHRFIPSLTDADWQPLAQALRPLHLARGEHFVQAGERRHELAILLQGSCRLYYPRPDGEERTTYFFFENHLLGDYPGCLTGQPSQLSIQALTDAELLVFDYAVLRQLYEERPVYERFGRLVAEYHLLGTDARLVEQLMLSPEERYRALLSSGKTKILECIPQHLVANYLGVTPVSLSRIRARVARKPDAKA from the coding sequence ATGCACCCGCTTCGCGCCTACCTGCACCGGTTTATTCCCTCCCTGACGGATGCCGACTGGCAACCGCTGGCCCAGGCCCTGCGCCCGCTGCACTTAGCTCGGGGGGAACATTTCGTGCAAGCCGGCGAGCGTCGGCACGAGTTGGCCATTCTGCTGCAGGGCTCCTGCCGCCTCTACTACCCCCGCCCCGACGGCGAAGAGCGCACCACCTACTTTTTCTTTGAAAACCACCTGCTCGGCGATTACCCCGGCTGCCTGACCGGCCAGCCCAGCCAGCTCAGTATTCAGGCCCTCACTGATGCTGAATTGCTTGTCTTTGACTATGCCGTGCTGCGCCAGCTATACGAGGAGCGGCCGGTGTACGAGCGGTTCGGGCGCCTGGTGGCCGAGTATCACTTGCTCGGGACCGATGCCCGACTGGTTGAGCAGTTGATGCTCTCACCCGAAGAGCGTTACCGCGCTCTGCTGAGCAGCGGCAAAACCAAGATTCTGGAATGCATCCCGCAGCATCTGGTGGCCAATTACTTAGGCGTCACGCCCGTCTCGCTGAGCCGCATCCGGGCGCGGGTAGCCCGAAAACCAGACGCGAAGGCGTAA
- a CDS encoding (2Fe-2S)-binding protein, whose product MQSDLFPDAQPPTPGPADSSRRSFVKQAGGILGLALAPPLVSQAERLKAFSKVIQGATDVTLRVNGQARSLRIEPRTTLLDALREYLDLTGTKKGCDHGQCGACTVHVDGKRINSCLTLAVMTQGKEITTIEGLAKGEELHPMQAAFIKHDGFQCGYCTPGQIMSGVACVQEGHATSDPQAREWMSGNLCRCGAYPNILAAVREVAGKG is encoded by the coding sequence ATGCAGTCCGATCTATTTCCCGATGCTCAGCCCCCAACACCGGGGCCGGCCGACAGCTCCCGCCGCTCGTTCGTGAAGCAGGCCGGTGGCATTCTAGGCCTAGCCTTAGCTCCGCCGCTGGTAAGCCAGGCTGAGCGCCTGAAGGCCTTCTCCAAAGTGATTCAGGGGGCTACCGACGTGACGCTGCGCGTAAACGGGCAGGCCCGCAGCCTGCGCATCGAGCCGCGTACCACGTTACTTGACGCCTTGCGCGAGTACCTGGATTTGACCGGGACCAAAAAGGGTTGCGACCATGGCCAGTGCGGCGCCTGCACCGTGCACGTAGATGGCAAGCGCATCAACAGCTGTCTCACGCTGGCCGTGATGACGCAGGGTAAGGAAATCACCACCATTGAGGGCCTAGCCAAAGGGGAGGAACTGCACCCTATGCAGGCTGCTTTCATCAAGCACGATGGCTTCCAGTGCGGCTACTGCACGCCCGGCCAGATTATGAGCGGCGTGGCCTGCGTGCAGGAAGGCCACGCCACTTCTGACCCCCAGGCCCGCGAGTGGATGAGCGGCAACCTCTGCCGTTGCGGGGCCTATCCCAACATTCTGGCTGCCGTGCGCGAGGTAGCTGGCAAAGGCTAA
- a CDS encoding FAD binding domain-containing protein produces MNNFSYTQAATAKEASRLRKDEPTAAYIAGGTTLLDLMKANLEEHAQLIDINPLPFKGIEQTSDGLRIGAMEGMNDVGEHALVKELFPAVSESLLLAASPQLRNMASIGGNLLQRTRCGYFRDAAFPCNKRVPGSGCPALEGDNHNLAILGVSNSCIATAYPGDLSVALAAFDAVLTLENQKGKQRQVSITDFYLLPGTTPQKETVLEPGELIVALTIPTATHARRSTYLKVRERSSYAYALASAAVGLDVQGGTIRTARVALGGVGAQPWRSREAEKALVGQSATEATFRAAAAAALQGAQPREHSRYKVELAQNTLVRALQQVAGM; encoded by the coding sequence ATGAACAACTTTAGCTACACTCAGGCTGCCACGGCCAAGGAGGCCAGTCGCCTGCGCAAAGACGAGCCGACGGCCGCTTATATTGCCGGCGGCACCACGCTGCTGGACTTGATGAAGGCCAATCTGGAAGAGCACGCGCAGCTCATCGACATCAACCCACTGCCCTTCAAGGGCATTGAGCAAACCTCGGATGGACTGCGTATTGGGGCCATGGAGGGCATGAATGATGTGGGTGAGCATGCCTTGGTCAAGGAGCTGTTTCCAGCGGTGTCGGAGTCGCTCTTGCTGGCAGCCTCGCCGCAACTGCGCAACATGGCCAGCATCGGCGGCAACCTCTTGCAGCGCACTCGCTGTGGTTACTTCCGCGACGCGGCGTTTCCGTGCAACAAGCGCGTACCCGGCTCGGGCTGCCCTGCCCTGGAAGGCGACAACCACAACCTCGCCATTCTGGGCGTGAGCAATAGCTGCATCGCCACCGCCTATCCGGGCGACTTATCAGTGGCGCTGGCTGCTTTTGATGCCGTGCTGACGCTGGAAAACCAGAAGGGCAAGCAACGCCAAGTGTCTATCACCGATTTCTATTTGTTGCCGGGCACTACTCCACAGAAGGAAACTGTGCTGGAACCCGGTGAGCTGATTGTAGCCCTCACAATTCCAACTGCAACCCATGCCCGGCGCTCCACCTATTTGAAAGTGCGTGAGCGGAGCAGCTACGCCTACGCTCTGGCCTCGGCGGCTGTAGGCCTAGACGTGCAAGGCGGCACCATTCGGACGGCGCGTGTGGCGCTGGGCGGAGTGGGCGCGCAGCCCTGGCGCAGCCGCGAAGCGGAAAAAGCGCTGGTAGGCCAGTCGGCCACGGAGGCTACGTTTCGGGCGGCCGCGGCGGCCGCGTTGCAGGGTGCTCAGCCGCGGGAGCACAGCCGTTATAAAGTAGAGCTAGCTCAGAATACGCTGGTGCGTGCCCTGCAGCAGGTAGCGGGCATGTAG
- a CDS encoding xanthine dehydrogenase family protein molybdopterin-binding subunit: MNSEPAFFETNPQAATVGQPLSRVDGRAKVTGQAKYSAEYNHLAGMVHAVLKTSDVAKGRITSIDTSAAQREPGVLAILTHQNLPKPAVTADTKEGKEAIGPSVQMTFLPLTTDQVYYAAQPVAIVVADTLEHAQHAAAKLRVTIVPETPIASYQDPQAKKFNPSKDPNGAAEGTTRRGNALEAFRKAPVQLTGTYTHATNHHNPMEPGATIAHWEAADRITVYDTAQGVAWQQRALSAFLGLPQDQVRVINKYLGGGFGGKGPIWPHTVLAALTAKAVGRPVKLVLTRPQMFTGMGHREDQEQTLRLGATKEGKLLALLHEKTSTTSPWDEYAETNAKIVGMLYQCPAFEATTQLARANVMTSSWMRAPGEAPGSFAIECAMDDLAAQLGLDPIDVRLRNYAEKDPSTGKPWSSKSLKQCYARGAELFGWSKRNPKNGLTRNGKYLVGWGMATASYPVHSAQGNARVRLYADGHAVVQVGATDLGTGTYTIITQVAADALGLAPEKVRFELGDTVLPTTIISGGSMAAGTVSSSVYVAAQDVWQKLTKLALMDAKSPLYRAKPADVEVVKGRLQLKSNAQKGESFADLMKRAGIADVEGSGQGRYGAGYESAQAALNAKSDDAGKDDAGQHSMHSFGAHFCEVQVDPELGTVHVTKWVSVVAGGRILNPKTARSQIIGGSIMGIGAALMEGTVRDEKLARYTNANLADYHILVNADIPEMTVEFIDEHDPYINAMGVKGIGEISIVGTTAAVGNAIFHATGRRLRSLPITPDKILEAMRQPV, translated from the coding sequence ATGAACAGCGAACCAGCTTTCTTCGAAACTAATCCTCAGGCGGCTACCGTTGGTCAGCCGCTGAGCCGCGTGGATGGCCGGGCCAAAGTGACCGGTCAGGCCAAATACTCAGCCGAGTACAACCACTTGGCCGGTATGGTGCACGCCGTACTCAAAACTAGTGACGTAGCGAAAGGGCGCATCACAAGCATAGACACTAGTGCGGCCCAGCGCGAGCCAGGGGTGCTGGCCATTCTTACCCACCAAAACCTGCCCAAGCCGGCTGTAACGGCCGACACCAAGGAAGGTAAAGAGGCCATTGGACCTTCGGTGCAGATGACATTTCTGCCCCTCACCACCGACCAAGTTTACTATGCGGCGCAGCCCGTGGCAATTGTGGTGGCCGACACGCTTGAACATGCTCAGCACGCCGCCGCTAAGCTGCGGGTAACCATAGTCCCGGAAACCCCCATTGCCTCCTACCAAGACCCGCAAGCGAAGAAATTTAACCCCTCCAAGGATCCCAACGGTGCGGCTGAGGGTACCACCCGGCGCGGCAATGCTCTAGAGGCCTTTCGTAAGGCTCCGGTGCAGCTAACGGGCACTTATACCCACGCCACCAACCACCACAATCCCATGGAGCCCGGCGCGACCATCGCCCACTGGGAAGCCGCCGACCGCATAACCGTCTACGATACGGCACAAGGGGTAGCGTGGCAACAACGGGCTCTGAGTGCCTTCCTCGGTTTGCCGCAGGACCAGGTACGGGTTATAAACAAGTATCTGGGTGGCGGTTTCGGTGGTAAGGGACCAATCTGGCCTCACACGGTACTCGCGGCCCTGACTGCCAAGGCTGTAGGCCGGCCCGTGAAGCTAGTGCTCACCCGCCCGCAGATGTTTACCGGCATGGGCCACCGCGAAGACCAGGAACAGACGCTTCGCCTGGGGGCTACCAAAGAAGGCAAGCTGCTGGCTCTTCTGCACGAGAAAACCTCTACTACCTCGCCCTGGGATGAGTACGCCGAAACCAACGCCAAAATAGTGGGCATGCTCTACCAGTGTCCTGCTTTCGAGGCCACCACCCAGCTGGCGCGGGCCAACGTCATGACCTCAAGCTGGATGCGTGCGCCCGGTGAAGCGCCGGGTTCCTTTGCTATCGAGTGCGCCATGGATGACTTAGCTGCCCAACTCGGCTTGGACCCCATCGACGTTCGGCTGCGCAACTACGCCGAGAAGGACCCCAGTACCGGCAAGCCCTGGAGCAGCAAGAGCTTAAAACAATGCTACGCCCGTGGTGCCGAGCTATTTGGCTGGAGCAAGCGTAATCCTAAAAACGGCCTGACTCGCAACGGGAAATACTTGGTGGGCTGGGGCATGGCCACCGCCTCTTACCCGGTGCACAGCGCCCAAGGCAATGCCCGGGTGCGTCTCTACGCCGATGGCCACGCCGTGGTGCAGGTGGGCGCTACCGACCTGGGTACGGGTACCTACACGATCATCACCCAAGTGGCCGCCGACGCCCTGGGTCTTGCGCCAGAGAAGGTGCGCTTCGAGCTTGGCGATACAGTACTGCCGACCACCATCATTTCCGGGGGGTCGATGGCCGCGGGTACCGTGTCGTCGTCGGTATATGTGGCGGCGCAAGACGTGTGGCAGAAGCTCACTAAGCTGGCCTTGATGGACGCTAAGTCGCCGCTGTACCGGGCCAAGCCTGCCGACGTGGAAGTGGTGAAAGGCCGTCTTCAACTGAAATCAAATGCGCAGAAAGGCGAAAGCTTTGCCGACTTGATGAAGCGCGCCGGTATAGCCGACGTAGAGGGCAGTGGGCAGGGCCGCTACGGCGCGGGCTATGAGTCGGCGCAGGCCGCTCTCAACGCTAAGTCCGACGATGCCGGCAAGGATGACGCGGGGCAGCATTCCATGCACTCGTTCGGGGCACACTTCTGCGAGGTCCAAGTTGACCCCGAGCTAGGTACCGTGCACGTGACCAAGTGGGTAAGCGTAGTGGCGGGCGGCCGTATTCTGAACCCAAAAACGGCTCGCTCCCAAATCATCGGCGGGAGCATCATGGGCATTGGGGCGGCGCTAATGGAGGGAACGGTGCGGGATGAAAAGCTCGCCCGCTACACCAACGCCAACTTGGCCGACTACCACATTCTCGTCAACGCCGATATCCCGGAAATGACGGTGGAATTCATCGACGAGCACGACCCCTACATCAACGCCATGGGCGTGAAAGGCATCGGTGAAATTTCCATAGTGGGTACGACCGCCGCAGTCGGCAACGCTATTTTCCACGCTACCGGTCGGCGCCTGCGCAGCCTACCCATTACCCCGGATAAGATACTGGAAGCCATGCGGCAGCCGGTCTAA
- a CDS encoding NAD(P)-dependent alcohol dehydrogenase, whose amino-acid sequence MIQTKAYAAQSPTADLAPWSLERRDVGSHDVQIDIHFCGVCHSDLHQIRNEWFPGIFPMVPGHEIVGRISQVGSHVNKFKVGDLAGVGCMVDSCQVCANCKDGLEQYCLEGNTQTYNNLGRDGVPTYGGYSTTIVVREEFVVSVSDKLNLAAVAPLLCAGITTYSPLRYWKVGKGHKLAVVGLGGLGHMGVKFGVAFGADVTVLSTSPEKEQDAKSLGAHHFVVTKDEAQLKAVQGSFDFILDTVAADHDIPLYLSLLKTSGTHILVGAPPKPMEIPAFALIPGRKSVAGSTIGGIAETQEMLDFCAEHNIVSDIELIDIQDINQAYERMVKGDVRYRFVIDTATI is encoded by the coding sequence ATGATTCAAACGAAAGCCTACGCGGCCCAAAGCCCAACTGCCGACCTTGCTCCCTGGAGCCTGGAGCGGCGCGACGTTGGCTCCCACGACGTGCAGATTGACATTCACTTCTGTGGTGTGTGCCACTCCGACCTGCACCAAATCAGGAACGAATGGTTTCCCGGTATTTTTCCCATGGTACCTGGCCACGAAATAGTGGGCCGAATCAGTCAGGTAGGCAGCCACGTTAACAAATTCAAGGTCGGCGACTTGGCCGGTGTGGGCTGCATGGTCGACTCCTGCCAAGTTTGCGCTAACTGCAAGGATGGCCTAGAGCAGTACTGCCTGGAGGGTAACACCCAAACCTACAATAACCTAGGTCGGGATGGGGTGCCCACTTACGGCGGCTACTCTACTACCATTGTGGTACGCGAGGAGTTTGTGGTGAGCGTGTCCGACAAGCTCAACCTAGCCGCTGTGGCTCCACTGCTCTGCGCCGGTATTACCACCTATTCGCCCCTTCGCTACTGGAAAGTGGGCAAGGGACACAAGCTGGCCGTGGTGGGCTTGGGTGGCCTAGGCCACATGGGCGTAAAATTCGGCGTGGCCTTTGGGGCCGACGTGACCGTGCTGAGCACCTCGCCTGAAAAGGAGCAGGATGCTAAATCCTTGGGGGCGCATCATTTCGTCGTGACCAAAGATGAGGCGCAACTCAAGGCCGTGCAGGGCTCGTTCGACTTCATCCTGGATACCGTGGCCGCCGACCATGATATTCCCCTGTATCTGTCATTGCTCAAAACCAGCGGCACGCACATCCTGGTAGGGGCGCCCCCCAAACCGATGGAAATCCCGGCCTTCGCCCTCATTCCGGGCCGCAAGAGTGTAGCGGGTTCCACCATCGGCGGCATTGCCGAAACGCAGGAAATGCTGGATTTCTGCGCTGAGCACAACATCGTGTCCGACATTGAGCTAATTGATATCCAGGACATCAACCAGGCCTACGAGCGTATGGTGAAAGGCGACGTGCGTTACCGGTTTGTCATCGACACGGCCACTATTTAG
- a CDS encoding cyclophilin-like fold protein has protein sequence MKQLRLLLVLLIFSMGSAACKSNTPRPDISTLPTMSNRLRLRVGSETFTATLLDNPTVAAFVAQLPLTVSMVELNGNEKYYDLPHALPTDAANPGTIQAGDLLLYGSNTLVLFYETFSTSYRYTRMGRVDNPAGLAAALGRGNVSVTFELQ, from the coding sequence ATGAAACAGCTGCGCCTGCTGCTAGTGCTGCTCATATTTTCTATGGGTAGTGCGGCGTGTAAGAGCAATACCCCTAGGCCGGATATTTCCACTTTACCTACCATGAGCAACCGTCTGCGCCTCCGAGTTGGGTCAGAAACGTTTACCGCCACCTTGCTGGATAACCCCACCGTTGCGGCCTTCGTGGCCCAACTGCCCTTGACCGTCTCGATGGTGGAGCTGAATGGCAACGAGAAATACTACGACTTACCCCACGCTTTGCCCACTGACGCCGCCAACCCCGGTACTATTCAGGCAGGCGACCTGCTGCTTTACGGCTCGAACACTCTGGTACTGTTCTACGAAACATTTTCTACCTCGTACCGCTACACCCGCATGGGGCGGGTTGACAACCCAGCCGGCCTGGCCGCTGCTCTGGGTCGTGGCAACGTGAGCGTAACGTTTGAGCTGCAATAG
- a CDS encoding glycoside hydrolase family 15 protein — translation MTKHTYDLGLIGNCAFLGLIGKDTAVRWLCWPRFDSSFVFGSLLDSQKGGEYRISPATGPFESEQYYLPNTNVLCTEITAEDGSYRVTDFAPRFPQYERYYKPLMFIRKVEPISGTPRIKVACQPVGQYGELKLSRRRSSNHIAFLGLEEEIRLTTNIPLTYVLDEEDFVLNETKYLVLTYGAPLEAPLESTAERFLLATIDYWRKWVKSTSISSFHQGQVIRSALALKIHQYEDTGAIIAASTTSLPEAPGSTRNWDYRYCWMRDTYYILTAFNNIGHFEEMERYFHYIANISSKIKGKYQPLYGISGASELVEQELDLEGYLGNKPVRIGNDAYTHIQNDVYGQVLVALLPLYVDCRFLDPAHTNPEKLVYEALHLIEATMDQPDAGLWEFRNLAQYHCYTYLFHWAGSHAARQVAHSLGNTEMEALATRLMEEARTRIEKCFSPERQAYTNAIGSPHLDASTMQLILMGYLDPASEVAKTHLEALEKELKTPEGLFYRYRHADDFGTPETTFLICSFWYVEALACVGRVEEAIVEFEKLITYTNHLGLLSEDVDAKTGSQWGNFPQAYSHVGLVNAAYRIAKKLDKPNFV, via the coding sequence ATGACAAAGCATACCTACGACCTGGGCTTGATTGGAAACTGTGCCTTTCTGGGCCTGATTGGGAAAGATACCGCCGTGCGCTGGCTGTGCTGGCCGCGTTTCGACAGCAGCTTCGTGTTCGGCAGCCTGCTCGATTCGCAGAAAGGCGGCGAGTACCGTATCAGCCCCGCCACGGGCCCTTTCGAGTCGGAGCAGTACTACCTGCCCAATACCAACGTGCTGTGCACCGAAATTACGGCCGAGGACGGCAGCTACCGCGTCACGGACTTTGCGCCGCGCTTCCCGCAGTATGAGCGCTACTACAAGCCGCTGATGTTTATCCGTAAGGTGGAGCCGATTTCGGGTACGCCCCGCATTAAAGTAGCCTGCCAGCCCGTAGGCCAGTACGGCGAGCTAAAACTGAGCCGACGCCGCAGTTCCAACCACATTGCGTTCCTGGGGCTGGAAGAAGAAATCCGCCTCACCACGAATATTCCGCTGACGTACGTGCTTGATGAGGAAGATTTCGTGCTCAACGAAACCAAGTACCTCGTCCTGACCTACGGCGCCCCACTGGAAGCTCCTTTGGAAAGCACTGCCGAGCGGTTCCTGCTGGCTACCATTGATTACTGGCGCAAGTGGGTGAAAAGCACCAGCATCAGCAGCTTCCACCAGGGGCAGGTAATCCGGTCGGCGCTGGCCCTCAAGATTCACCAGTACGAGGATACAGGCGCCATTATCGCGGCCAGTACTACCTCCTTGCCGGAGGCGCCGGGCAGCACCCGCAACTGGGACTACCGCTATTGCTGGATGCGCGACACGTATTATATCCTCACGGCCTTCAATAACATTGGGCACTTTGAGGAAATGGAGCGCTATTTCCACTACATCGCCAACATTTCCAGCAAGATCAAAGGCAAATACCAGCCGTTGTACGGCATCAGCGGCGCTTCGGAACTGGTGGAGCAGGAACTGGACTTGGAGGGCTACCTCGGCAACAAGCCCGTGCGCATCGGTAATGATGCCTACACCCACATCCAGAACGACGTGTATGGGCAGGTGCTGGTGGCGCTGCTGCCGCTTTACGTGGATTGCCGCTTCCTCGACCCGGCACATACGAACCCCGAAAAGCTCGTTTATGAGGCCCTGCACCTGATTGAAGCTACCATGGACCAGCCCGATGCGGGACTGTGGGAGTTCCGCAATCTGGCCCAGTACCATTGCTATACCTACCTGTTCCATTGGGCAGGCAGCCACGCCGCGCGCCAGGTGGCACACTCCCTCGGCAACACGGAAATGGAGGCCTTGGCCACGCGCCTGATGGAAGAAGCCCGCACCCGCATCGAGAAGTGCTTCAGCCCCGAGCGACAGGCCTACACCAACGCCATCGGCTCGCCTCACTTGGATGCCAGCACCATGCAGCTCATCCTGATGGGTTACCTAGATCCGGCTTCGGAAGTGGCCAAAACCCACTTGGAAGCGTTGGAAAAGGAGCTGAAGACACCCGAAGGCCTGTTCTACCGCTACCGCCACGCCGACGACTTCGGAACACCAGAAACCACTTTCCTGATTTGCTCTTTCTGGTATGTAGAAGCTCTGGCCTGCGTCGGCCGCGTAGAGGAAGCCATTGTGGAGTTCGAGAAGCTCATTACCTATACCAACCACCTAGGTTTGCTCTCGGAGGATGTGGATGCCAAAACCGGCTCGCAGTGGGGCAACTTCCCACAGGCCTACAGCCACGTAGGCCTAGTGAATGCGGCCTACCGCATCGCCAAAAAGCTCGACAAGCCGAACTTCGTGTAA